In Candidatus Micrarchaeota archaeon, the sequence AGCAAGGACGGAAACTACTACGTTCTGAACAGGATCAATGGAAACTTCATAGAGAAACTGCAGGTAGGCACTTCCGAGGACAACATTTATCCAGACGGGGGCATATTGGGGCTTGCAGGAATCACGAATACCACCAATCCTGCGGTTTTTGTCCCGTCATATTACAACCCCACGGGCAATAAGATAGGCGGCATTGTAAGGGAGGTATTCCCGGCAAATGGCGCCACAGGATGGAATTACCAGACAAAGGGCATAACAGACGGCTCGGTTGCTCTCATTCCCGGCGCTGTGCTATTCGGGGATGTAATCTTCAGCAATTTGACAGGGTACCTTTATGCGGTATCAATAAAGAACGGCTCTACGCTTTTCAAGCACAAGCTGAGTGCTGGCATGTCCGGAGGGGTGACAGTTGCAGAGGGCTATGTGCTTGCAACAGGGCTGTACGGCCTAAGCAACAATACTCTAGGTGTTTATGCATTCAATCTGCCTAGCGGTACGACAACATCAACCACTACAAGCACCTCTACAACAACCACGTACACCACGACAATACCACCGGCAAACCAGACTGCGCAGGAAATTTCAGCTCTCAAGGGCAACGGGTTCACGAATATAACGCTTAACCAGGACACGGTAGTCATATCCTCCCCTGCAAGCATGTTTTTCGCGTTCGACAAGAATGCATATGGCACAAACATGTCGGCTAACGTCCTCGTATTCGTCATGCCTCTTGGCTACGAGTACCAGAACTGGAACACCACATATCCAAACACATACAGCTACTGGAACCTGTCGAACGTGCTACTCACGGGGACGATAAACTTCGAGTCCTTCCCAGCAAGCGATTTCTTCGGAGGCATAGCGAGCGGCATAGGCAAGTGGATCACATGGAAGGAGATAGTACCGAGCAGGCTGATAACACTAACCATGCCCACTACATCTACAACATCGACCACAACCACAGCAACGACCACTTCAACCATAAACACGACCACGACTTCCACATCTAGCACCATATCAAGCACTACATCATCGTCAACTATAGTAACTTCTACAATTCCGACTACAACTATTTCAACTACATCAACCGTTCCTACTACATCAACTGTTCCTACTACGTCCACAACCACTTCAATATCAACAACTTCAACAGCACCAACTACTACAGTAACTTCTACAATTCCGACTACATCCACAACTGCTTCAACAACATCAACCGTTCCTACTACGTCAACAACTACTTCAATATCAACAACTTCAACAGCACCAACTACTACAGTAACTTCTACAATTCCTACAACGTCTACAACTGCTTCAACAACATCAACCGTTCCTACTACGTCAACAACTACTTCAATATCAACAACTTCAACAGCACCAACTACCTCAACAAGTACAACATCCAGCACTACTGCATCAACTACGGTCACCACGACTTCCGCACCTACAACCACAATCCCATCAACGACAGCAACGACTACCACTACTTCAATTTCAACAACGACCACATCGGGCTCCACTACAAGCACCGCAACGACAACAATACCGCAAAATACAACAGTACAGCAGATGATTACGGCATTGCAGCACGAGGGATTCACCAACGTGACCACAAATGAGAACGTTGCTTCCATATCAAAGCCTGCCGCCATTTTCCTCGCGTTCGACAAGAATGCCTACGGCACAGGAAACGGAGGAAAGGTACTGGTATATGCATTGCCCCTTGGCGACCAGTACAGGAGCTGGAGCTCCAGCACGCCGACAGTTTACAGCTATTTGAATTCTTCGAATGTTGTTTTGACAGGTAACATAGCCTTCAATTCGGTCCCTGCCAGCGGCTT encodes:
- a CDS encoding PQQ-binding-like beta-propeller repeat protein: MAKTALLFIVLFSALIAVPLTQPVNGGDWTSLILNNNNTRYQTNSTINSMNVGSLVPAWNITTYNSVTSTPLVQNGNVYFADWGGYLWSANMLTGSINWKENLGAAISSTPLLYNGTIYVALGPSGTADTGGSVGALKGPNATAIFALNQYNGNVVWITNLNKTTHMDAIWTSPIVYKNILYIGVASQGDESERAWKGAMYGIYANNGVMAWNTLGPSNAIGYGSILLGGPDGGDGIWGSVAIDPGLNQVYFGTGNPYTNALTTSSKKAKDIKSSNTLTLSLSGNTLWISPSNPLLVSITGNAVGKFSTSNTALATDSNNAETQTFVVTSGNSLQVLTSNTGNFFYITQISLNSPNNPRQQPSPSVNGIVTEKYLSSFGGVNSISASSSSENSLYGYSIISLNATNGNMVWYNQLCKAGLYTCGDADFGSTPNLFSMTSSLQNCTPGCNAVGLGSKDGNYYVLNRINGNFIEKLQVGTSEDNIYPDGGILGLAGITNTTNPAVFVPSYYNPTGNKIGGIVREVFPANGATGWNYQTKGITDGSVALIPGAVLFGDVIFSNLTGYLYAVSIKNGSTLFKHKLSAGMSGGVTVAEGYVLATGLYGLSNNTLGVYAFNLPSGTTTSTTTSTSTTTTYTTTIPPANQTAQEISALKGNGFTNITLNQDTVVISSPASMFFAFDKNAYGTNMSANVLVFVMPLGYEYQNWNTTYPNTYSYWNLSNVLLTGTINFESFPASDFFGGIASGIGKWITWKEIVPSRLITLTMPTTSTTSTTTTATTTSTINTTTTSTSSTISSTTSSSTIVTSTIPTTTISTTSTVPTTSTVPTTSTTTSISTTSTAPTTTVTSTIPTTSTTASTTSTVPTTSTTTSISTTSTAPTTTVTSTIPTTSTTASTTSTVPTTSTTTSISTTSTAPTTSTSTTSSTTASTTVTTTSAPTTTIPSTTATTTTTSISTTTTSGSTTSTATTTIPQNTTVQQMITALQHEGFTNVTTNENVASISKPAAIFLAFDKNAYGTGNGGKVLVYALPLGDQYRSWSSSTPTVYSYLNSSNVVLTGNIAFNSVPASGFFGGTASGAGLNWINWKELVPSKIYQSMMH